From Vicia villosa cultivar HV-30 ecotype Madison, WI unplaced genomic scaffold, Vvil1.0 ctg.001719F_1_1, whole genome shotgun sequence, one genomic window encodes:
- the LOC131636423 gene encoding uncharacterized protein LOC131636423 — translation MAGRNDVALADAMQAMAQTVENITQGAGNAQFHDLEQFRSNKPPTYEGGILDLEAAQKWLKAVEKIFRTMGCSDAQKVAFGTHMLEGEDEAWWDNSRQRLETAGTEYIRSAKEVKFLELKQGSLTVAKYAARFEELVQYYAHYNTEEAMTSKCLKFENGARIAHYKAANERKGKQRFGGTPYSAPADKGKLKASVSNNPSGGGAIPNPTKCFRCGGTGHRANDCTVEAKKCFKCGRPGHVIADCRSTMPTCYNCGEKGHISTHCEKPKKS, via the exons ATGGCAGGGAGGAATGATGTTGCTCTTGCTGATGCTATGCAAGCTATGGCGCAGACAGTAGAGAACATTACTCAAGGCGCTGGGAATGCACAGTTCCATGACTTGGAACAGTTTCGGAGCAATAAGCCGCCTACGTATGAGGGAGGTATCCTAGATCTTGAGGCTGCACAGAAATGGCTGAAAGCTGTTGAAAAGATCTTTAGGACCATGGGGTGCAGTGATGCTCAGAAGGTAGCTTTTGGTACTCATATGCTGGAAGGAGAGGATGAAGCCTGGTGGGATAACAGTCGTCAGAGGTTGGAAACTGCAGGTACAG AATACATTCGCAGTGCAAAGGAGGTCAAATTTTTGGAGCTGAAACAGGGTAGCCTGACTGTTGCTAAGTATGCTGCACGATTTGAAGAGTTAGTACAGTATTATGCCCATTACAATACTGAAGAGGCTATGACTTCAAAGTGCTTGAAGTTTGAGAACGG GGCTAGGATTGCTCACTACAAGGCTGCGAATGAGCGAAAGGGTAAGCAGAGGTTTGGAGGTACACCTTATAGTGCTCCAGCTGACAAGGGAAAACTGAAAGCTTCTGTAAGTAATAACCCAAGTGGGGGAGGGGCAATTCCCAATCCTACGAAGTGCTTCAGATGTGGGGGTACGGGTCACCGTGCTAATGATTGTACAGTTGAGGCGAAGAAATGCTTTAAGTGCGGAAGACCAGGACATGTTATAGCTGATTGCAGGTCCACTATGCCTACCTGTTATAACTGTGGAGAAAAGGGTCATATCAGCACTCACTGTGAAAAGCCGAAGAAGTCGTAg